The following DNA comes from Odocoileus virginianus isolate 20LAN1187 ecotype Illinois chromosome 26, Ovbor_1.2, whole genome shotgun sequence.
ACACAGACATTCTACCACTGATCATCAGGCTGCACATCACAGAAACCTGACTGAAGTTCAACTATGAAGGTGTTTATCCTCAtggatcagtcagtcagtccaaGGCTGGTACAGTAGGTCCTCCAGGCATGTCATCACAATCCAAGCTCCTGGAGTCTGTCCAGTGTACCAGCTGGAACAAATGGCTGTCTTTTTCATGCCCCCAAATGGCTCTGGAACTTCTTGGTTGTGTGTTTGTGCTCCAGGCAGGATGGAGAGAGGACAACCAACTGCTTGCCAAATCTGTCCTCTTGTATCAGATACACAGAAAGCAGATTTccacttgtatcttttttttttaaatcatgtaactatagtcatcatgtgaTACATGATGACTTGTATCATGGTCCCCTGTATTAGATCCTTGTTCAAGATCTACTTGTATCTCTTTACCAGAGCTGTCACAAGGCTGTTCTTAGGAGCTGGGGAAGTATTGGTAACTAGGCCCATGATAATTTCCCTCACCCAAAGTGAGGTTCTGCTGAAGAGGAAGATCAAACATGGGACCCGTTTAATTACAAAATCCTCTGTAGCTATAAGTGTCAGGATTTTGAATTTTACTGACCTGGAAAAATGCTCATGATACAACATCAAGTGAGAAGCAGGATAGAGAACATACAGAATACAGCAAAAATTTGgttacaaaaatataatttacatacacatacatcccACATCAGGAAATAAAATGTTAGTGGTAGTTAATGTTAGAGAATTAGCAGTTCAGGTCAAAAGGGTATTGATGGATAGATACAGTTTTTATCTTGCtgaatgttttctgaattttctaaattttcttcaatGAATTTATGTTACtttataataggaaaaaagatgttatttttttaaaatcccatataTTCTTAAAGGAGtccaaaatatgtatttattcattttcatcttcATTGTCAAAAGAAAGGAGGCTACTGTTTTTGATTTGCTTTTGTGAGTTCTTTTTAACTGAGTCCTGCTTATTTACTtcatcttcttcttttgcctttttcttttttgagcttGCTGATAAACCCGAATATTTTTCATCTGAGGAACGCTTGACTGGTTTTCGATACATAATTCTTCCATCAGCTGAAGCTGGCTCTTCATCTGCaccaaaaaacaaagttaaaacacTTTCTCTCATTATTTTGACTTTACTGGAGAGTCAGATGGCAAGAAAATCTCATACTGTATTTATGGATATCCTTGAGTCAATTCAGCCAGTTCTTCTCTGTTCCCTCTAGCTATGTACCCAGAAGACATGCAGTCACTTAATAAAAAACCTAATAAAAAGTCATTTACTGAAGTATACTGTAATATTGGCAGTCCCCAATTCAAAACAAtcaggaaatacacacacacacacatattttaaactttttattttatattggaatatagctgattaacagtattgtgatagtttcaggtggacagcagaatGACTCAGGTGTACGtatacatgtttccattctccaccaaactcccctctcctccaggctgccacataccaTTGGGCAGATACtactgtgctattcagtaggtccctgttggttatccataaTCATGctgtatttttaagtattttgaaaaGTGATTGTTTGAAACTCCAGCATTTCCTCCTAAAGCAATGTAATAAAAActtataaataatgaataaaatgctaTATAGCATATCACACTTCAGGCACTAAATAGACCTCTGCTGACTGGTTTATAAACCTaaccatgtattttttaaaaaacaggatgtttttacttaaatttgcatttaatccttataacaacccAGTAAGGTGGGCAcaattattgtccccattttactaATGAGGTAACTGAGACTGAGGTGAAATAACTTGTTCAGAGTCACAAATCTGGTAAATGAAGTCTGAACTAGGACTGTCTCCTTCAAACATACCATACCattatataaaatgatttcataCCTAACGTTAAATTGGTGGGAAAACCAGCTTACTTTCAGACATACCTGCTTTGGCAgcctttatttctgccttaattttcaTGACTTCTTCAGCTGACAGATGTCCCTTTTTTAAAACCACCACTTGGGGCTGTTCATCTTCTTTGTCACTGTGATCACCATCTTCTTCTGGGAGCTGAGGCTGGATTCTCtaggaaaaaacacaaacacaacatTCAAGTTCTGACCCTGAACTAAATACAACCACTGTCTCTGTGAGAAACTGTAATCAGCAGAGTAAGAAGAGTGACCTTACTGACTAAATGTGTTTGGCAGTGAATTTTCAAGTTAACTCTTAAGAACCTAACCTCGCCAGAGTAGGGAAGAGGTCCACCTGCCAGTTATTCTGGGGTACCTATGCAGGGGAACCAGTTTCCATCCCAGCAGGACCCCAACTTGCAGTCCCTGATGTCAGGGGCCCTCTCTTCCATGTCCAGCCTACTCAGGGCAGTGCTGGGCTGTGCCAGTTCTCACCGCTCTTCATCAACCCTTTTCACTCCATCTCTTCTCAAAGCGTAACAACAACCACCCACCAGAGTACAGAAAGCAGCAAGTGAGAGGTCCTCCTTCTCTGCTCATCTTTCTTCCCTCCCAGCAGCTTGTTTGGTGGGTATCCCATCAGCTGTTCTAAGTGTATAAAAATGTGGAGGTACAGAAAACATTTTGTATACAAACAGGCCACTAAACATACTACTGTATgacttgttttattctttttaaattattaaattccaAACGTAAAAAAGTACAGAGAATAATGTAACAGAAACCATGTACTCACTTTACACACGTAACACATGGTAACATTTGGCTAAttgagatttttaagaaaaatatcagacaCCATAAAAGCTCCACTTGCCCAACTTTTTtactcaaagaaaaacaaaacaaaacgctTTGCACAATACCCTGAGATACATATGGcatcatctatttttaaaaattactattatttaaCTCTATATATGGTTATCTCATGGTTTATTTGATCAGTTCTTTGTAAGCAAAAATtttggttgtttctagttttttctaCTATGGTaaaatttttgaatgtttttgtttacttttccaaACTTATACATGGAATTCCCTGAATGGAAATGCTAGGTTTCAAGGCTTGCACACTTACCACACAGTATTCAAACAGCTGGTCAGTCCACCTCTCACAGAGCCTTCCTTGTCCCCCAAACAGGGCAACAAAGCCCTGCAGGATCTGGCCTGAGTCAATAACCACAGCTATAAGCACAGTCTTATATTCTTGCCATGCTCATGGCCTCTGGGCTCCAGACAGGTTTGAGTCTTACAGATCCACGAACATATTCACTCCTGTGCCTCCCCTGATACTGCATGAATTTCCAGGGCCTGGAAGGCCTCACTGACCCTGGCCAACTCCTAATCAATCTGCCTTCTAGACTCAGATCCTTCAGCAGTGCTTTTGAGATCTCACCTGTTCTTTTCATATCATCTGTAGCTCATAGGTGGCATGTACCACACCGTGTCATCAATGTTTTCCTGACTCTACTAGGCAACGCAGTATGTGTTTCTTCTCTGCATCTAGAGGCTCAGAGCCTGGCAAACAGCA
Coding sequences within:
- the KIAA1143 gene encoding uncharacterized protein KIAA1143 homolog; translated protein: MSKRNQVSYVRPAEPAFLARFKERVGYKEGPTVETKRIQPQLPEEDGDHSDKEDEQPQVVVLKKGHLSAEEVMKIKAEIKAAKADEEPASADGRIMYRKPVKRSSDEKYSGLSASSKKKKAKEEDEVNKQDSVKKNSQKQIKNSSLLSFDNEDENE